The DNA region AGAGTTTTACATTTTCTTTTTGGGATTTTTGTTTTTCAGAAAGAAGTGGAGAAAAATCTGTTGTTCTTTGATTAGAAACGATAGCATATATCATACGATTTAAACCAATACCACTACAGCCACTCCAAAGTTCCTCTCCATTTCTTCCACTAATTGAAAATCTAGAAGTTAGAACATTTCCCATGATAGCATTACCTGATACTTCTAAATATCCATATCCCGGACAATAGATCTCAACATCTTTTACAGGAATATCTTCCAGGGATGTAGGTTCACGTACTTCATGATCCTCTAACCTATGACAAGATCCACCAACAACGATCCTATAATTAAGATGTAATGCTTGAACAAGAGATTCTATTTGTCTTAGTATCTGTTCTCTAGTTTCAATAACTTTGTCCTTACTTCCTAGGAAAATAAATTCAGATCGGTGAAACTCTCTTTGCTTTACTCCTGGTATAAGAGAATCCAAACTTTCATTTCGGTATGTTGGTCCAGAGCGATCATACCATTTTATTGGTCCCTCAGAAACATCTACAGTTTTCCCTTCAAAAAATTGATAAAAAACAGTACACTGTAATGGGTCCCAAATGTAAGTACCTCTTACACCTTCAGTTTCTCCATATGGTTGAGCAGTAAGTAAATATTGATCCCATGACCAAGGAAATGCGCTTTGTCTTTGTCTGCCATCAGGAAAATCAACTAATGAAGCTTTTTTGAAAGTATCTACTGGCGCCATCTTTGGAAGAACTACTTCCTCAAAGTCTAATGGTCTAACTATATATCTCTGCAATGCTTCATAAATACCATTCAAGATTCTCATACCTTTCGGTAAAATAACATACTGTCCCTGAGTAAACTCTTTAATTATTCCCATAGTTGTCATATCAATTGTAGCATGATCCTTATCTTTTTGAGAGGGGGAACCATGTTCTTTGATGACATCATTTCTATTTATTTCAATTATCATGGAATAGTAAAAACATAGTAACTATAAAAACGTTTATCCTCCCAATTGAGACTATAATAGAAAGTATTATAAAGAATGAAATCTTTAGCTTAAAGATGGATGTAACAATACTAGAAGATTTAGGATTAACACAAGCAGAGATAAAAGTGTATCTTGCATTGCTGGAATTAGGTAGTACTACTGCTGGACAAATTCTTAAAAAATCAAATCTTCAAAACTCTGTTGTCCATAGAGCGCTTAATACTTTGATTGATAAAGGATTAATTAATTTCATTCTTGATGGTAAAAGAAAAGTTTATCAGGCGACCGATCCTGAAAATTTCTATAATTTTATTGATGATAAAAAGAAAAGATTTGAACAAATATTGCCTGAGCTCAAAGTAAAACAAAAACTTGCTAAGAAAGAAGAACAAGCTACTGTTTTTAGAGGAAAGAGGGGAATCAATGAGTTGTATAATACTCTACTAAATTCTGGCGGAAAAGAATATAACACCTTTGGAGGCGGGACAAGAGTAACACATGATATCATGGGTGAAACATGGTGGAAGAATCTTCACGCAAGAAGAATTTCTAAAAAAATCAAGTGTAGGCAAGTTTTTGATGAAACTATCAGGAAATTTGGAGAGGAACTTAGTAGAAAAAAATTAACAAACATAAGATTTTTATCTCGTAAATTTGAGCAATTACAAGAAACCATAATAATAGGAGATTATGTAGGCATTGTAATATTTACTGAGAATTCTTATGGGATATTGATTAAAGACAAATTGGTTGCTGATGGATATAGAAAACAATTTGAGATCTTATGGAAACAAGCGACCCCTTAGATACTAAACTAGATTCTGTGAATCGTAGGAAATTGCCCTTTGTACTCCAGAATTAGTCTACTTTAACATTTAAGTCTGCCAATTCTTTTTTCACTTGGTCGTTTTTCAAGAATAAAATACATTTTATTCCATGTTTTTTTGCAGGTTCAAAATATTTTTCCTTATTATCTATAAATACTAATTCGTCTGGCTTAAACTCAATATCAGGAAGAATTTTTTCCCAAATTCTGTCTTGAGTTTTACTCAATTTCAATTTATGTGATAAGAATAGTTTGTCAAAATATTTTTTGAAATCAACCTGCTTCTCATAATTTGGAAATACAGGTCCAAAATTATTCGATAACATAAAAACAGGATATTTCTTTTTCAACTCTAAAATGTAATTGAGCAATTCAGTATTTACTTTGGGGATTGTTTCAAATAGATAAACAAAATCTTGAGGATTCTTGTTTTTATTTAATGAACCAATAAATTGTTCTAAAAATTGTTCAGAAGATAATTCTGCTCTTGCAAATGGTTGAATTAATGGTTTAAATTTTTGTTTCACCAAAGATTCATCCAAATTTAATTTACTACTTAATTCTCTTCCAAGAGTATCTGCCCAATTTTCTACTGTGCAAACCCCAAACCAATCAAAAATAATTACTTTAATCATAATTATTATAAAAAGAACTGGCCTAAATATAAAGTTATCCAGTCTTGAACGCCAAAATCCAAACTGAGCCTTCGGCTTTTTTTTCTTGCAGAAAAAACACATAACAGCGATCGCGATGGACGTTCCGATGTTATTGAACCCTTTGCGACTCAGTTTGTCTCTATATCTTGTGTTACTTTTTAAGGAAATGCGAGACACACTCTAA from Candidatus Woesearchaeota archaeon includes:
- a CDS encoding HAD hydrolase-like protein, producing the protein MIKVIIFDWFGVCTVENWADTLGRELSSKLNLDESLVKQKFKPLIQPFARAELSSEQFLEQFIGSLNKNKNPQDFVYLFETIPKVNTELLNYILELKKKYPVFMLSNNFGPVFPNYEKQVDFKKYFDKLFLSHKLKLSKTQDRIWEKILPDIEFKPDELVFIDNKEKYFEPAKKHGIKCILFLKNDQVKKELADLNVKVD